In Polyodon spathula isolate WHYD16114869_AA chromosome 27, ASM1765450v1, whole genome shotgun sequence, one DNA window encodes the following:
- the LOC121301199 gene encoding cartilage intermediate layer protein 2-like, which translates to MRQCEKVMLLLPTLLAIAGAQDHTWGNSRFSKWKDRGGKNLGYNDLQEMQTSGVTEWTSWFNIDHPGGSGDYERLEAIRFYYRERVCLRPQAIEARTTDWVSAGDTGEVVHSSTDKGFWCINKEQSRGKLCSNYHVRFQCPLAEQSYWSAWTAWSGCSATACGSAGIQARERSCLSTKPLGPLRFPVCEGKPMERRECATPPCPEATWGSWGSWSACAVTCGGGHRVRRRTCGTASDRKRCFGRRVEVRKCGKSPCSACRRVCQEGRVNDDCSSCVCDGHALVGEVRSQQGAPLPGAVVSLQERPRLTLARTDERGAFRIQGVCSSSASRTLFTIQREKYATLTLPAFSNSTGMSWIHAVLQRAEKPYIVKHPETKVRYEGQRVTFCCLATGIPVPEKYYWYHNGTLLDRQVYKYDDNLLLRDLKPLQAGEYHCKASNEMGGIKSSPAMLTIIGKKQPACEPKPEDYLIKLPMDCFQPGTDSQYYNAGHCPHTKCAGSLNFDLRCKDGEDYCCGAKRIETREIDCGQYTLPIRAVTECGCQKCIQPKVLVRGRVVAADTDEPLRFGHIYIGKERVGITGYKGTFTIQVPPDTKRLVVKFVDRLQKFVDTVKVFPFDKKGGAVYHDVKVLRKQEPVDIDSAKATTLYLGEIKGEDPIGQIVIPPNSFHKANGEVYQGTVKGSVTFLDP; encoded by the exons ATGCGGCAGTGTGAGAAAGTGATGCTCCTTTTACCCACCTTACTGGCTATTGCTGGGGCGCAAG aTCACACCTGGGGGAACTCGCGCTTCTCAAAATGGAAGGACAGGGGGGGCAAGAATCTGGGCTACAATGACCTCCAGGAGATGCAGACCTCAG GAGTGACGGAGTGGACGTCCTGGTTCAACATCGACCACCCAGGAGGCAGCGGGGACTACGAGCGCCTGGAAGCCATCCGCTTCTACTACCGCGAGCGGGTGTGCCTGCGGCCCCAGGCCATCGAGGCGCGCACCACGGACTGGGTGTCAGCGGGGGACACCGGCGAGGTGGTGCACTCCAGCACGGACAAAGGGTTCTGGTGCATCAACAAGGAGCAGTCGAGGGGCAAGCTCTGCTCCAACTATCACGTGCGCTTTCAGTGCCCTCTAG CAGAGCAGTCATACTGGAGCGCGTGGACGGCGTGGAGCGGGTGCTCAGCTACAGCGTGCGGCAGTGCCGGGATCCAAGCCCGGGAGAGGAGCTGTCTCAGTACCAAGCCCCTGGGTCCACTGCGCTTCCCTGTGTGCGAGGGCAAGCCCATGGAGAGGAGGGAGTGCGCCACGCCTCCGTGCCCAG AGGCAACGTGGGGTTCCTGGGGCTCCTGGTCGGCCTGTGCTGTGACCTGCGGAGGGGGACACAGGGTCAGGCGCAGGACCTGCGGGACGGCCTCTGATCGGAAGCGGTGTTTCGGGCGTCGGGTCGAGGTCCGGAAGTGTGGGAAGTCTCCCTGCTCAG CGTGCCGCCGCGTGTGTCAGGAGGGCCGCGTGAACGACGACTGCAGCAGCTGCGTGTGCGACGGCCATGCCCTGGTCGGGGAGGTCCGTAGCCAGCAGGGGGCGCCACTCCCAGGAGCTGTGGTGTCTCTGCAGGAGCGTCCCAGGCTGACACTGGCCAGGACAGACGAGAGGGGGGCCTTCCGAATCCAGGGGGTCTGCTCCAGCTCTGCCTCTCGAACACTGTTCACCATCCAGAGGGAGAAATACGCCACCCTCACCCTGCCTGCCTTCAGTAACAGCACTGGGATGTCCTGGATACACGCCGTGCTGCAGAGAGCCG AGAAGCCATACATTGTGAAGCACCCAGAGACTAAAGTGCGTTACGAAGGCCAGCGAGTGACCTTCTGCTGCCTGGCCACAGGGATCCCCGTGCCAGAGAAATACTACTG GTACCACAACGGGACCCTGCTGGACAGACAGGTGTACAAGTACGACGACAATCTGCTCTTGAGGGATCTCAAGCCCCTGCAGGCAGGAGAGTACCATTGCAAAGCCAGCAATGAAATGGGAGGGATCAAGTCTTCCCCAGCCATGCTCACCATCATAG GCAAGAAACAGCCAGCCTGTGAACCCAAACCTGAGGACTACCTGATCAAGCTGCCAATGGACTGTTTCCAACCCGGGACTGATTCCCAGTACTACAACGCTGGGCACTGCCCCCACACCAAGTGCGCAGGGTCACTGAACTTCGACCTGCGCTGCAAGGACGGGGAGGACTACTGCTGCGGGGCGAAGCGCATAGAGACGCGGGAGATCGACTGCGGCCAGTACACGCTGCCCATCCGAGCCGTGACCGAGTGCGGTTGCCAGAAATGCATCCAGCCCAAAGTTCTGGTCCGGGGGCGTGTGGTGGCAGCAGACACAGACGAGCCTCTCCGGTTCGGGCACATCTATATCGGCAAGGAGCGAGTGGGCATCACAGGCTACAAAGGCACCTTCACCATCCAGGTGCCACCAGACACCAAGAGACTAGTGGTCAAATTCGTGGACAGGCTGCAGAAATTTGTGGACACGGTCAAGGTGTTCCCGTTCGATAAGAAGGGAGGGGCCGTTTACCACGATGTCAAAGTGCTGCGGAAGCAGGAACCGGTAGATATTGACTCTGCTAAAGCCACCACTTTATATCTAGGAGAGATCAAAGGGGAGGACCCCATTGGTCAGATTGTTATACCACCCAACTCTTTCCACAAGGCCAATGGTGAGGTCTATCAAGGCACTGTCAAGGGCAGTGTGACTTTCCTGGACCCC
- the LOC121301198 gene encoding yjeF N-terminal domain-containing 3-like — MKTCNKKEAAVIEKELLKEYRFGQQQLIEIWGHACALAISKAFPLSAFSKKQPTVLVICGPEQNGSVGLVCARHLRIFEYEPTIFYPKRTQITMYQDFTTQCEKMDIPFLSYLPTEVQLINDAYNIVIDAILGTESDHGEEQEPFISILSTLKQVKIPIASVDVPSGWDVDKANADGITPEVLISLNAPKKCAKGFSGKHFLAGRFLPYDIQKKFDLNLPEFPGTDSLVEL, encoded by the exons ATGAAGACTTGCAA taAGAAGGAGGCGGCTGTCATTGAAAAAGAGCTGCTGAAGGAATATCGATTCGGGCAACAGCAGCTCATTGAGATCTGGGGCCACGCCTGCGCGCTCGCCATCAGCAAG GCGTTTCCTCTGAGTGCCTTCTCTAAGAAGCAGCCCACAGTGCTGGTGATTTGTGGCCCGGAGCAGAACGGGTCGGTGGGTCTGGTGTGTGCCAGGCACCTGCGGATCTTT gagtacGAGCCCACTATCTTCTACCCCAAGAGGACCCAGATCACAATGTACCAGGACTTTACCACCCAATGTGAAAAGATGGACATCCCCTTCCTCTCCTACCTGCCCACCGAG GTGCAGTTGATAAACGATGCCTACAACATTGTCATTGATGCCATCCTGGGCACAGAGTCGGACCACGGAGAGGAGCAGGAGCCCTTCATCAGCATCCTCAGCACGCTGAAACAAGTGAAGATCCCCATCGCCAGCGTGGATGTGCCCTCAG GGTGGGATGTGGACAAGGCGAACGCAGACGGGATCACCCCTGAGGTCCTCATCTCCCTGAACGCCCCCAAGAAATGTGCAAAGGGCTTCTCCGGAAAACACTTCCTCGCGGGACGATTTCTACCATACGATATCCAGAAGAAATTCGACCTGAACCTGCCGGAGTTCCCCGGGACCGACAGCCTGGTGGAGCTGTaa